The Cataglyphis hispanica isolate Lineage 1 chromosome 5, ULB_Chis1_1.0, whole genome shotgun sequence genome has a segment encoding these proteins:
- the LOC126849630 gene encoding G-protein coupled receptor Mth2-like, with translation MCGQNLTFWYCAFYLLVASSSKSQQNFTVNEEKNDNLTVRYEINVDSTTNYSDEMITLHDLYRKSTSNVHYEDMQYKDTQHESRLTSVHTSNNREDDDSIQFKFDTHSIQNHEDNKQIPMERTNSTNVNYKKNFTSQEIYENLMRIEEESNPALHEFLENSNKDRRLTNIVSYKMCFNITCIQLCCPLGDRLVDNKCFPGKKRYFFPNIYGYTNDSLQSENKTVDELFQLVVYDPCQDENHILLPDHNFTFFANGSLYLSYHKIFVKSSLYCLGVARGNKYEMTICSKTAEEIFITTNNVDDSKIIYISFDILCILFMVSIFLVYSILPELRNVHGFMLCNYSGALCVTYTTTIMNVQFYSNAIHDSICIIFAFFIYFCYMASFFWLTVMSFDMWWTFRGFCSLQNNMKQGKKRKLVFYTLFAWGLSFTFAIISIIMEFSENLPEILRPKFRKGHCWFVEYETFVLYFYGFFSICTIISICLSISAAVKIARFEKETGKCLTNSESQEYNNNKKWFNLYLKIFILLFIMMIITWSIMTASLLFKNEFFLTYLIMLTETLQNFCFFIIFVWKKDIRRMLLKRFGCVLCFQKIVEQHH, from the exons ATGTGTGgacaaaatttaacattttggtATTGCGCGTTCTATCTCCTCGTCGCTTCGTCATCGAAATCTCAGCAAAATTTTACTGTcaatgaagagaaaaatgataatttgacAGTACGATATGAGATAAACGTAGATTCTACGACAAACTATAGCGACGAAATGATAACACTACATGATTTGTACAGAAAGTCTACGTCCAATGTGCACTATGaagatatgcaatataaagaTACGCAGCATGAATCTCGCCTCACTTCAGTACACACCAGTAACAATCGCGAGGATGATGACTCGATACAATTCAAATTCGATACGCACTCTATACAAAATCATGAAGATAATAAGCAAATACCAATGGAACGCACAAATTCAACAAATgtcaactataaaaaaaattttacgtcacaggaaatttatgaaaacttGATGAGAATTGAAGAAGAAAGCAATCCCGCGTTGCACGAGTTCTTGGAAAATTCCAATAAAGATAGAAGACTAACAAATATCGTTTCATACAAAATGTGCTTCAATATTACTTGCATTCAGTTATGCTGTCCTCTTGGCGACCGTCTGGTTGATAATAAATGCTTTcctggaaaaaaaagatacttcTTCCCGAACATATACGGATACACGAACGATTCGTTGCAGAGCGAAAATAAGACGGTGGACGAATTGTTTCAGCTGGTCGTCTACGATCCGTGCCAGGATGAAAATCATATCCTGTTACCCGATCATAATTTCACATTCTTTGCCAATGGTTCTCTCTATTTatcttatcataaaatatttgtcaaatcgTCATTATATTGTCTCGGCGTCGCAAGAGGAAATAAGTACGAAATGACTATCTGCTCGAAGACCGCTGAGGAAATCTTTATTACGACAAATAATGTCGATGActcaaaaatcatatatataagctttgatatattgtgtatattatttatggtatcaatatttcttgtatattCCATATTGCCAGAGCTTCGGAACGTACATGGTTTCATGTTGTGCAATTACAGCGGTGCATTGTGTGTCACATACACAACTACTATTATGAATGTTCAATTCTATTCGAACGCTATACATGATTCGATCTGTATAATATTTG ctttttttatctacttttGTTATATGGCAAGCTTTTTCTGGCTAACTGTAATGAGTTTTGATATGTGGTGGACATTTAG AGGATTTTGTTCGTTACAAAATAACATGAAAcaaggaaagaagagaaagttgGTATTTTATACGCTCTTTGCATGGGGTTTATCTTTTACCTTTGCTATTATCTCTATCATTATggaattttctgaaaatttgcCGGAGATTTTGCGACCGAAATTTCGCAAAGGACATTGCTGGTTTGTTG aatATGAAACGTTTGTGTTGTATTTTTACGGATTCTTTAGTATTTGCACTATTATTAGCATTTGTTTATCCATTTCTGCGGCAGTAAAGATCGCGCGTTTTGAAAAGGAAACAGGCAAGTGTTTGACAAATTCAGAAAGCCAGgaatataataacaacaagAAATG GTTCAATTTATATctgaagatatttattttgctgtTTATTATGATGATAATAACATGGTCCATAATGACAGCGTCCTTgttgtttaaaaatgaattttttcttacatatttgATTATGTTGACGGAGACTCTGCAAAATTTCTGCTTCTTTATTATCTTCGTATGGAAAAAAGATATCAGGCGGATGTTATTGAAGCGATTTGGCTGCGTACTTTGTTTTCAGAAGATTGTTGAGCAACAtcattaa